One stretch of Pigmentiphaga aceris DNA includes these proteins:
- a CDS encoding DegT/DnrJ/EryC1/StrS family aminotransferase: MLNTPFAPWPAFTAEEVDAVRRVLLSNQVNYWTGEEGREFEREFAEWCQTEYAVALNNGTLALDAALYALGIGPGDDVIVTPRTFFASVSCIVNAGARPIFADVDLDSQNITADSIREVITPNTRAIICVHLAGMPCDMDPIMALAANHGLYVIEDCAQAHGARYKGRPVGSIGHIGTWSFCQDKIISTGGEGGMVTTNDRRLWSAMWSFKDHGKSWDAIYNRQKPFGFNWVHESFGTNARMLEVQAAIGRIQLRRLDQWVSARQANLARLHETAQWHPAVRVPVTPNAVEHAAYRGYLFIQPDQLAAGWNRDRILSEINAAGVPCYHGSSPEVYLERAFSGTGLVPPTRLPNAALLGETSLAFLVHPTLSNEDMDKTVAALDEVLPRACATRTLRRRATAC; this comes from the coding sequence ATGCTCAATACGCCCTTTGCCCCCTGGCCCGCCTTCACCGCCGAAGAAGTCGATGCCGTTCGCCGCGTGCTCTTGTCCAATCAGGTCAATTACTGGACGGGCGAAGAAGGCCGCGAATTCGAACGCGAGTTTGCCGAATGGTGCCAAACCGAATACGCGGTGGCGCTGAACAACGGCACCCTGGCACTGGACGCCGCGCTGTACGCCCTGGGCATCGGTCCTGGCGACGATGTGATCGTCACGCCGCGCACCTTCTTCGCGTCGGTGTCCTGCATCGTCAATGCCGGTGCGCGACCGATCTTCGCCGACGTCGATCTGGACAGCCAGAACATCACGGCCGACAGCATCCGTGAGGTGATCACGCCGAACACGCGCGCCATCATCTGCGTACACCTGGCGGGCATGCCTTGCGACATGGACCCGATCATGGCGCTTGCCGCCAACCACGGGCTGTACGTGATCGAGGATTGCGCCCAGGCCCACGGTGCCCGCTACAAAGGCCGCCCGGTCGGCAGCATCGGCCACATCGGCACCTGGTCCTTCTGCCAGGACAAGATCATCAGCACCGGAGGCGAAGGCGGCATGGTCACCACCAACGACCGCCGCCTGTGGTCGGCCATGTGGTCGTTCAAAGACCACGGCAAATCCTGGGATGCGATCTACAACCGGCAAAAGCCGTTCGGCTTCAACTGGGTCCACGAATCCTTCGGCACCAACGCGCGCATGCTGGAAGTACAGGCAGCGATCGGGCGCATTCAACTGCGCCGGCTGGATCAGTGGGTCAGCGCCCGCCAGGCCAATCTTGCGCGCTTGCATGAAACCGCACAGTGGCATCCCGCCGTGCGGGTGCCGGTCACCCCCAATGCGGTCGAGCATGCGGCCTATCGCGGCTACCTGTTCATCCAACCCGACCAGCTGGCGGCGGGCTGGAATCGCGACCGCATCCTGTCCGAGATCAATGCGGCAGGTGTGCCCTGCTATCACGGCTCCAGCCCCGAGGTGTATCTGGAACGCGCGTTCTCGGGCACTGGCCTGGTGCCGCCGACCCGGCTGCCCAACGCCGCCTTGCTGGGTGAAACCAGCCTGGCCTTCCTGGTCCATCCGACCTTGAGCAACGAAGACATGGACAAGACGGTAGCGGCGCTTGACGAAGTGCTGCCGCGTGCCTGCGCAACAAGAACGCTTCGTCGGCGCGCCACTGCCTGCTAA
- the wbjC gene encoding UDP-2-acetamido-2,6-beta-L-arabino-hexul-4-ose reductase, with protein MRVLITGADGFIAKTLRVKLVERPDIEVLSYTRDADPATLPALVAQADAVIHLAGVNQSSDAEGFRVGNADFTRQLAGLLYADGRALPVVMASAEQTRVQTPYARSKWEAEQVLKAYATATGAQVYIYRLPTVFGKWAAPDRHSTIATWCRDIATGQAVTIDDPAERLRLVYVDDVADEFIRVLQDRPVLEHPRVPVEYTSTAGEVLNALRAFRASRATLATPDVGTGLLRALHATYLSYLPPDEFSYRIPRHADARGAFVEVLKTPHAGQFSFFTAGPGVTRGGHYHHSKTEKFLVLRGRAHFRFRQIVSGLTHQIHTDGDTPEVVETVPGWTHDITNVGDQELIVMLWANEVFDRDRPDTIAAAL; from the coding sequence ATGCGTGTCCTGATCACCGGCGCCGACGGATTCATCGCCAAGACCTTGCGCGTGAAGCTGGTGGAGCGGCCTGACATCGAGGTCTTGTCCTACACCCGCGACGCAGACCCCGCCACCCTGCCCGCGCTGGTGGCGCAAGCCGATGCAGTCATTCATCTGGCAGGCGTGAACCAGAGTTCCGACGCCGAAGGCTTTCGGGTCGGCAATGCCGACTTCACCCGCCAATTGGCCGGACTGCTGTATGCCGACGGACGCGCGCTGCCGGTGGTCATGGCGTCGGCCGAGCAGACCCGTGTGCAGACACCTTACGCGCGCAGCAAATGGGAAGCCGAACAGGTGCTGAAGGCCTACGCGACGGCAACCGGTGCACAGGTCTACATCTACCGTCTGCCCACGGTATTTGGCAAATGGGCAGCGCCAGATCGGCATTCAACCATTGCCACCTGGTGCCGAGACATTGCCACGGGCCAGGCCGTCACGATTGACGACCCGGCAGAGCGCCTGCGTCTGGTGTATGTGGACGATGTGGCCGACGAGTTCATCCGTGTGCTGCAAGACCGGCCCGTGCTTGAACACCCCAGGGTGCCGGTGGAATACACCAGCACAGCAGGGGAAGTGCTGAACGCCTTGCGCGCATTTCGCGCGAGTCGCGCCACGCTTGCCACGCCTGATGTCGGCACCGGCCTGCTGCGCGCACTGCATGCGACCTATCTGAGCTACCTGCCGCCCGACGAATTCAGCTATCGCATTCCCCGCCACGCAGATGCGCGCGGTGCATTTGTCGAGGTGCTGAAGACGCCCCACGCCGGCCAGTTCTCGTTCTTCACCGCCGGGCCGGGCGTAACGCGTGGGGGGCACTACCACCACTCGAAGACCGAGAAATTCCTGGTGTTGCGCGGCCGCGCGCACTTCCGGTTTCGACAGATCGTCAGCGGCCTGACACACCAGATCCACACCGACGGCGACACGCCCGAAGTGGTGGAAACCGTCCCCGGCTGGACCCATGACATCACCAACGTGGGCGATCAGGAATTGATCGTCATGTTGTGGGCCAACGAGGTGTTCGATCGCGACCGGCCCGACACCATCGCGGCGGCGCTTTGA
- a CDS encoding sugar transferase gives MLKRLFDIVVSLIALIVLSPVLLFTLLAVRRSLGKPALFRQIRPGKGGMPFELVKFRSMTSERDAAGNLLPDEFRITPLGHKLRSSSLDELPELWNVLKGEMSLVGPRPLLMEYLPRYDTRQYRRHDVRPGITGWAQVHGRNALPWPQRLEHDVWYVENQSFWLDLKILAMTVHTVLIREGINSPGHATVDQFRGHPK, from the coding sequence ATGCTTAAACGACTGTTCGACATCGTGGTTTCGCTGATTGCACTGATCGTGCTCAGCCCGGTGCTGCTGTTCACGCTTCTTGCGGTCCGCCGCAGCCTGGGCAAACCAGCCCTGTTCCGCCAGATCCGTCCGGGCAAGGGCGGCATGCCCTTCGAACTGGTCAAGTTTCGTTCGATGACCAGCGAGCGCGACGCCGCCGGCAACCTGCTGCCCGACGAATTCCGCATCACCCCGCTGGGCCACAAGCTGCGCAGTTCCAGCCTGGATGAGCTGCCCGAGCTGTGGAATGTGCTCAAGGGCGAGATGAGCCTGGTCGGCCCGCGCCCGCTGCTGATGGAGTACCTGCCGCGCTACGACACGCGCCAGTACCGCCGCCACGACGTGCGGCCCGGCATCACCGGCTGGGCCCAGGTTCATGGTCGCAACGCCCTGCCCTGGCCGCAGCGACTGGAACACGACGTCTGGTATGTCGAGAACCAATCGTTCTGGCTCGACCTGAAGATTCTTGCCATGACCGTACACACCGTATTGATCCGGGAAGGCATCAACAGCCCCGGTCACGCCACCGTGGACCAGTTCCGCGGACACCCGAAATAG
- a CDS encoding glycosyltransferase family 4 protein yields MKTVNDRSADMNDDAPGSRADLPAVSAGRPLNILIITQWFEPEPSAKGLAFAKALRDQGHSVEVLTGFPNYPGGKLYPGYRLKPVRVDTIDDIRVVRAPLYPSHDSSALRRIFNYASFAASALIVGMLCTKRPDVIYIYHLPATTGVAGALMSKLRGAPFVFDVQDLWPDTLRATGMMQNRHALALVERVCQFVYRRAARIVAVSAGIRDTLVSRGVPAEKIDVIYNWCDEQAIHEGTSAPAPAIMANRFNIVFAGTMGKAQALEAVLQAAKRVGAIHPEIQFVFIGSGVELEKLKSLKHQLELDNVVFVPRVRSQEIGAFLKAADALLVHLRDDPLFEITIPSKIQAYLAVGRPILLAVKGDAAAIIADGQCGVVAQPEDPADIAAAACKLYTMGEASRQTLAANAGKHYLQHFSLAIGARRSMDSLIKAVRD; encoded by the coding sequence ATGAAAACCGTCAATGACCGTTCTGCCGATATGAATGACGATGCCCCTGGTTCACGGGCCGACCTGCCGGCAGTGTCGGCCGGTCGCCCGCTGAACATTCTGATCATCACGCAGTGGTTCGAGCCGGAACCCTCGGCCAAAGGGCTGGCCTTTGCCAAGGCCTTGCGCGACCAGGGGCATTCGGTAGAGGTCTTGACGGGCTTTCCGAACTACCCGGGCGGCAAGCTGTATCCGGGCTATCGGCTGAAGCCGGTGCGGGTCGACACCATCGACGATATTCGTGTGGTGCGCGCTCCGCTCTACCCCAGTCACGACAGTTCAGCGTTGCGCCGCATTTTCAACTATGCCTCGTTTGCGGCGTCGGCGTTGATCGTTGGCATGCTGTGCACCAAGCGGCCGGATGTGATCTACATCTATCACTTGCCTGCCACGACTGGCGTGGCCGGTGCGTTGATGTCGAAGCTGCGCGGTGCGCCGTTTGTGTTCGATGTGCAGGACCTGTGGCCTGATACCTTGCGCGCGACCGGCATGATGCAGAACCGCCATGCACTGGCGCTGGTCGAACGGGTGTGCCAGTTTGTCTATCGGCGTGCGGCGCGCATTGTGGCGGTGTCGGCTGGTATCCGCGACACGCTGGTGTCGCGCGGCGTGCCGGCGGAGAAGATCGATGTGATCTACAACTGGTGCGATGAGCAGGCGATTCACGAGGGTACGTCTGCCCCTGCGCCGGCGATCATGGCGAACCGGTTCAACATTGTGTTTGCGGGAACGATGGGGAAGGCGCAGGCATTAGAAGCAGTGTTGCAGGCTGCCAAGCGGGTGGGTGCGATTCACCCGGAGATTCAGTTTGTGTTCATTGGCAGCGGGGTTGAGCTGGAGAAGCTGAAGAGCTTGAAGCATCAGCTGGAGCTGGACAATGTGGTGTTCGTGCCGCGCGTGCGCAGTCAGGAGATTGGTGCTTTCTTGAAGGCGGCGGATGCGTTGCTGGTTCACTTGCGTGACGATCCGCTGTTTGAGATTACGATTCCGTCGAAAATTCAGGCCTACTTGGCGGTGGGGAGGCCGATTCTGTTGGCGGTGAAGGGGGATGCGGCGGCGATCATTGCGGATGGTCAGTGTGGGGTGGTTGCGCAGCCGGAGGATCCTGCTGATATTGCGGCGGCGGCATGCAAGCTGTACACCATGGGGGAGGCTAGTCGTCAGACGTTGGCAGCTAATGCGGGCAAGCATTATCTGCAGCATTTTTCGCTGGCGATTGGGGCTCGGCGGTCGATGGATTCGCTTATCAAGGCGGTTCGGGATTGA
- the wecB gene encoding non-hydrolyzing UDP-N-acetylglucosamine 2-epimerase, with product MKKLKVATVVGTRPEIIRMSRVIAALDESADHILVHTGQNYDHELNGIFFEDLQIRSPDHFLEAAGGNAAETIGKVIMAVDKVFAETKPDALLILGDTNSCLAAIAAKRRKIPIFHMEAGNRCFDQRVPEETNRTIVDHIADVNLPYSAIAREYLLREGLPPDRVIKTGSPMFEVLNHYRDRIEQSDVLERLGLEEGRYFVFSTHREENVDSEQNFGKLIAVLRGMAEAFDDPIIVSTHPRTRKRIDAAGIELPPSVRLLKPLCFSDYVTLQCHARAVLSDSGTITEESSILNFPALNIREAHERPEGMEEAAVMMTGLELPRILQSLAILDREGKEQRDDNQRLIRQVDDYSMPNVAAKVVRIIHSYTDYVNHVVWKR from the coding sequence ATGAAAAAACTCAAGGTAGCCACCGTGGTCGGCACACGACCCGAAATCATCCGCATGTCGCGCGTCATTGCTGCGCTCGACGAAAGCGCCGACCATATTCTGGTTCACACCGGCCAGAACTACGACCATGAGCTGAACGGCATCTTCTTCGAAGACCTGCAGATCCGCTCACCGGACCACTTCCTGGAAGCAGCGGGCGGCAATGCGGCGGAGACCATCGGCAAAGTCATCATGGCAGTCGACAAGGTCTTTGCCGAGACCAAGCCCGACGCCTTGCTGATCCTGGGCGACACCAACAGCTGCCTGGCCGCCATTGCCGCCAAGCGCCGCAAGATTCCGATCTTCCACATGGAAGCCGGCAACCGCTGCTTCGACCAGCGTGTGCCCGAAGAAACCAACCGCACCATCGTTGACCACATCGCCGATGTGAACCTGCCCTACAGCGCCATCGCACGCGAGTACCTGTTGCGTGAAGGCCTGCCGCCCGACCGCGTGATCAAGACCGGCAGCCCGATGTTCGAAGTGCTGAATCATTACCGCGACCGCATCGAGCAATCCGACGTGCTGGAACGGCTGGGCCTGGAAGAAGGACGCTATTTCGTCTTCAGCACCCACCGCGAAGAAAACGTCGATTCCGAACAGAACTTCGGCAAGCTGATTGCCGTGCTGCGCGGCATGGCCGAGGCCTTCGATGACCCGATCATCGTGTCCACCCACCCGCGTACCCGCAAACGCATCGACGCCGCCGGCATCGAGCTGCCGCCATCGGTGCGCCTGCTGAAACCACTGTGCTTCAGCGACTACGTGACGCTGCAATGCCATGCGCGCGCCGTGCTGTCGGACAGCGGCACGATCACCGAGGAATCGTCGATTCTGAACTTCCCGGCACTGAACATTCGTGAAGCGCACGAGCGGCCAGAAGGCATGGAAGAAGCGGCAGTGATGATGACCGGGCTGGAACTGCCGCGCATCTTGCAGTCGCTGGCCATTCTCGATCGGGAAGGCAAGGAGCAGCGCGACGACAACCAGCGCCTGATCCGGCAAGTGGACGACTACAGCATGCCCAACGTGGCCGCCAAGGTCGTGCGCATCATCCACAGCTACACCGACTACGTGAACCACGTCGTCTGGAAGCGTTGA
- a CDS encoding glycosyltransferase, translating to MTTKILTFVGHYLPGHKSGGQLRTIANMVDTLSDDFEFWIVTRDRDLGDAEPYPGVTRNCWNQVGRARVCYVDNEAPFAAIQALIEQTPHDAIYLNSFFDRRFSILPLMLRRFARVSDAPLFLAPRGEFSPGALALKPWRKRAYIFLAGLLGLYRDATFQAASEHEKLAILNVLKLPAEAVEIAIDLPRRYAEAAVPAVVPTVEESSDQTATRSVKLVFLSRISRKKNLDFALCVLALVQADVSFDIYGPVEDGEYWAECRALAKALPANVRVTYCGDAPAEDVERIFSRYDLFLFPTRGESYGQVIGECLSVGTPVLVSDQTPWLNLAAEGLGWDVPLDAPEVFARRIDELAALDVGQRRQGRERVRARARERLSDPKVIEANRALFNSVLRRWRVARGLPDASA from the coding sequence ATGACCACCAAAATCCTGACCTTCGTCGGACACTACCTGCCAGGCCACAAGTCTGGCGGCCAGTTGCGCACCATTGCCAACATGGTCGACACCTTGTCCGACGATTTCGAATTCTGGATCGTCACGCGTGACCGCGATCTGGGCGACGCCGAGCCGTACCCGGGCGTGACTCGTAATTGCTGGAATCAAGTAGGCCGTGCCCGCGTCTGCTACGTTGACAACGAAGCGCCGTTTGCCGCGATACAAGCCCTGATCGAGCAAACTCCCCACGACGCGATCTACCTGAACAGCTTCTTCGACCGCCGCTTCAGCATCTTGCCCTTGATGCTGCGCCGCTTCGCTCGCGTATCGGACGCACCGCTTTTCCTCGCCCCCCGTGGCGAGTTCTCACCAGGTGCACTGGCCTTGAAACCCTGGCGCAAGCGCGCCTACATCTTCCTGGCCGGCCTGCTGGGCCTGTACCGCGACGCCACCTTCCAGGCCGCGAGCGAACACGAAAAGCTGGCCATTCTTAATGTGTTGAAACTGCCTGCTGAGGCCGTGGAAATCGCCATCGACCTGCCGCGCCGTTATGCCGAAGCCGCAGTGCCGGCAGTTGTGCCCACCGTCGAAGAGTCGTCAGACCAGACCGCCACGCGCAGCGTAAAACTGGTGTTCCTGTCGCGCATTTCGCGCAAGAAGAATCTCGACTTTGCGTTGTGTGTGCTGGCCCTGGTGCAAGCGGATGTCAGCTTCGATATCTATGGGCCTGTTGAGGACGGCGAATACTGGGCAGAATGCCGGGCCTTGGCCAAGGCTTTGCCGGCGAATGTGCGCGTGACCTATTGCGGGGATGCGCCGGCCGAGGACGTGGAGCGGATTTTCTCGCGCTATGACTTGTTTTTGTTCCCGACGCGGGGCGAAAGTTATGGGCAGGTGATTGGCGAGTGTCTGAGTGTGGGCACGCCGGTGTTGGTGAGTGATCAGACGCCGTGGCTCAATCTGGCTGCAGAGGGCTTAGGGTGGGATGTCCCCTTGGATGCGCCGGAGGTGTTTGCGCGGCGGATCGATGAGCTGGCGGCGCTTGATGTCGGGCAGCGGCGGCAGGGCAGGGAGCGTGTGCGGGCACGGGCGCGTGAGCGGCTGAGTGATCCGAAGGTGATAGAGGCGAATCGTGCTTTGTTCAATTCTGTGCTGCGCAGGTGGAGAGTTGCCAGGGGCTTGCCGGATGCTTCTGCTTGA
- a CDS encoding polysaccharide biosynthesis protein: MLNDKVLMITGGTGSFGCAVLRRFLDTPVSEIRIFSRDEKKQDDLRKKYANPKLKFYIGDVRDYRSVHDAMRSVDYVFHAAALKQVPSCEFFPMEAVKTNVLGTDNVLEAAIKNRVERVICLSTDKAVYPINAMGTSKAMMEKVMVAKSRLIDSGTVVCATRYGNVMASRGSVIPLFVDQVRAGRAITITDPSMTRFMMTLDDAVDLVLYAFQHGRNGDILVQKAPAATISVLATALIQLLDVMDHEVRIIGTRHGEKRYEVLLSREEIVNAEDRGSYFRLPPDLRDLNYGKYVEQGEPRISMADDYNSHNTTRLDVEGMKRLLLKLPFIQAITRGEPVYAED, encoded by the coding sequence ATGTTGAATGACAAGGTATTGATGATCACGGGCGGAACCGGCTCTTTCGGTTGCGCCGTGCTGCGCCGCTTTCTGGACACCCCGGTGTCCGAGATCCGCATCTTCAGCCGCGACGAGAAAAAGCAGGACGATCTGCGCAAGAAGTACGCGAATCCGAAGCTCAAGTTCTACATCGGCGACGTGCGGGACTACCGCAGCGTGCACGATGCCATGCGCAGCGTGGACTACGTCTTCCACGCGGCAGCACTGAAGCAGGTGCCGTCTTGCGAGTTCTTCCCCATGGAAGCGGTCAAGACCAACGTGCTGGGCACCGACAACGTGCTGGAAGCTGCGATCAAGAACCGTGTTGAACGGGTCATTTGCCTGAGCACCGACAAGGCGGTCTACCCCATCAATGCCATGGGCACGTCCAAGGCCATGATGGAAAAAGTAATGGTCGCCAAGTCGCGCCTGATCGACAGCGGCACGGTGGTCTGCGCCACGCGTTACGGCAATGTGATGGCCTCGCGCGGATCGGTCATTCCGCTGTTCGTGGACCAGGTGCGCGCAGGGCGGGCGATCACCATTACCGACCCGTCGATGACACGTTTCATGATGACGCTCGACGATGCGGTGGACCTGGTGCTGTATGCCTTCCAGCACGGTCGCAACGGCGACATTCTGGTGCAGAAGGCACCTGCCGCAACCATCTCGGTGCTGGCCACCGCGCTGATCCAGCTGCTGGATGTCATGGACCACGAAGTGCGGATCATCGGCACGCGCCACGGCGAGAAGCGCTACGAGGTGCTGCTGAGCCGCGAGGAAATTGTCAACGCCGAAGACCGTGGCAGCTATTTCCGCCTGCCGCCCGACTTGCGCGACCTGAACTACGGCAAGTACGTGGAACAGGGCGAGCCGCGCATTTCCATGGCGGACGACTACAACTCCCACAACACCACGCGCCTGGACGTCGAGGGCATGAAACGGCTGCTGCTGAAGCTGCCCTTCATTCAGGCCATCACGCGTGGCGAGCCGGTCTACGCGGAGGACTGA
- a CDS encoding polysaccharide biosynthesis protein, with product MLAADALVLPLCLIAAYYVRLGDSTLLNDYGIGAPIIIALATIPVFHVCGLYRNVVRFVDMHLLYSTGVGLAVLAGSVYALSYIVNDPLPPRSSLFIYWFIAFAYVVLTRFGARHLLRARQADAGRIPRVAIYGAGESGVQLAHAMRSSQTYTPLCFVDDDPQLRNQHVAGLRVISLDTLRNTAGLLGVDEIVLAVPSASPAARHRIYNALTTLGLPVKTLPTLAELANRKVSDVTVRDIDVADLLGRAQVPPRKDLFAKCVTGKTVLVTGAGGSIGSELSRQVVSQLPAKLILLDHSEYSLYAIERELRERAPDVQITAVLASVCDAKGLDALLRRETIQTIYHAAAYKHVPLVEANAAEGVQNNVVGVWNVGLVAARYRVETCVLVSTDKAVRPTNVMGASKRVGELIFQALAKRAHGSTVFSMVRFGNVLDSSGSVVPLFRQQIRRGGPITLTHPEVVRYFMLIPEAAQLVMQAGAMGRNGEVYVLDMGAPVRIIDLARTLIKLSGLSERTAAQPDGDIEIQVTGLRPGEKLYEELLIGGKVEASAHPRIMASQEHMIELERLEPMLAHLLAACKAGDGLEVRKALQSVVTEYAPYSVLPDRNALPRREADAVSEQVPLVSSPPSAVSPMVTPVPAIEKSQVPVGRAA from the coding sequence ATGCTGGCTGCCGACGCACTGGTATTGCCACTTTGTCTGATTGCCGCGTATTACGTGCGGCTTGGTGACAGCACCTTGCTAAATGATTATGGTATTGGCGCGCCAATCATCATTGCCCTGGCCACCATTCCGGTATTTCACGTTTGTGGTCTGTATCGCAATGTCGTGCGTTTTGTCGACATGCACCTGCTTTATTCGACGGGCGTAGGGTTGGCCGTGCTGGCGGGTAGCGTTTACGCGCTGTCCTACATCGTCAACGACCCCCTGCCGCCGCGCAGCAGCCTGTTCATTTACTGGTTCATCGCTTTTGCCTACGTGGTGCTGACCCGTTTCGGTGCCCGCCATCTGCTGCGGGCACGCCAGGCAGACGCAGGCCGCATACCGCGGGTGGCGATTTACGGCGCAGGTGAATCCGGCGTGCAACTGGCCCACGCCATGCGCAGCAGCCAGACCTATACGCCACTGTGCTTTGTCGATGACGATCCGCAGTTGCGCAATCAGCATGTGGCCGGACTGCGCGTGATTTCGCTGGACACGCTTCGCAACACCGCCGGACTGCTGGGCGTGGATGAGATCGTGCTGGCCGTGCCCTCGGCGTCCCCGGCAGCGCGCCACCGCATCTACAACGCCCTGACCACGCTCGGCTTGCCGGTGAAAACCCTGCCGACCCTGGCCGAGCTGGCCAATCGCAAGGTCAGCGACGTGACGGTGCGCGACATCGACGTGGCGGACTTGCTGGGCCGGGCACAGGTGCCACCGCGCAAGGACTTGTTCGCCAAATGCGTGACGGGCAAGACCGTGTTGGTGACGGGCGCAGGTGGCTCGATCGGCAGCGAACTCAGCCGCCAGGTGGTGTCGCAACTGCCAGCCAAGCTGATCCTGCTCGACCACTCCGAATACTCGCTGTACGCCATCGAACGCGAGCTGCGTGAACGTGCACCGGATGTGCAGATCACTGCCGTGCTGGCGTCGGTCTGCGACGCCAAGGGGCTGGACGCCCTGCTGCGGCGCGAAACCATCCAGACCATTTACCACGCGGCTGCCTACAAACACGTGCCGCTGGTCGAGGCCAACGCCGCCGAAGGCGTGCAGAACAACGTGGTGGGTGTCTGGAACGTTGGCCTGGTGGCCGCGCGTTACCGGGTCGAAACCTGCGTGCTGGTGTCCACCGACAAGGCCGTGCGGCCTACCAACGTGATGGGCGCAAGCAAGCGCGTGGGCGAACTGATCTTCCAGGCGCTTGCCAAGCGGGCACACGGCAGCACGGTCTTCAGCATGGTGCGCTTCGGCAATGTGCTGGACTCATCGGGTTCCGTGGTGCCGCTGTTTCGCCAGCAGATTCGTCGCGGTGGCCCGATCACGCTGACCCACCCGGAAGTGGTCCGTTATTTCATGCTGATCCCGGAAGCCGCGCAGCTTGTGATGCAGGCCGGGGCCATGGGCCGCAACGGCGAGGTCTACGTGCTCGACATGGGCGCACCGGTGCGCATCATCGACCTCGCCCGCACGCTGATCAAGTTGTCGGGCCTGAGCGAACGCACTGCCGCCCAGCCCGATGGCGACATCGAAATCCAGGTCACCGGCCTGCGTCCCGGCGAGAAGCTCTACGAAGAATTGCTGATCGGCGGCAAGGTCGAGGCCAGTGCACACCCACGGATCATGGCCTCGCAAGAACACATGATCGAACTCGAGCGGCTTGAGCCGATGCTGGCCCACCTGCTGGCCGCCTGCAAGGCAGGCGACGGGCTGGAAGTACGCAAGGCACTGCAAAGCGTGGTGACCGAATACGCCCCGTACTCGGTTCTGCCAGACCGCAACGCCCTGCCGCGCCGCGAAGCCGATGCCGTCTCGGAGCAGGTTCCCTTGGTGTCCTCGCCACCCTCGGCAGTGTCGCCGATGGTCACGCCCGTACCCGCCATCGAAAAGTCCCAGGTCCCCGTCGGCCGAGCGGCCTGA